A window of Actinomycetota bacterium genomic DNA:
AGAACATATAGACAACAGTTCCGTGCATACGCTTAAAATTAAATATTGCCCCGAAATAAATAACAGCCTTGACTGCCTGGAAACCATGATTAAAGATTATATGCAAGATACTTATTCTTTTCCTGCAAGATGGGTTGCCGTCAAGTTAATGGAAGGTGACTTCAAAACTGTAAACCAGATAATAAAAACTCCACCGGCAATAGTTATAAACAAGAGAAATGAAATGATAGAGGAAATTGAAAATTCTTATGGCGAAGATGTTTTTTTCCTGATGGCAGATAGCAGGTATGATTTTATTAAAAAATTAATTAAAGCTTCAGTAACTTATAAAGATAAATTAAAAAATAATGTCTCGTTTTCTGACAAGCTCGATAAAATAGTTACGCATAAAATTCTTGGGATTCCCATCTTCCTGCTTGTGATGTTTGGAATATTCGCATTAACGTTCAGGATTGGTGACCCATTGGCAGAGTTGCTAAAAACTTTTTTGGAATGGTTCAGTGAAGCTGCAACAACATTTTTAATGAATATAGGAACCCATCCTCTGATTGTTTCTTTGATTACGGATGGCATAATCGGCGGATTAGGTTCAGTTCTTGTCTTTCTGCCTAATATCCTTTTATTGTTTCTGGCAATTTCATTATTGGAAGATAGCGGATATATGGCAAGAGCAGCATATGTGATTGACAGGTTTATGCATATTCTGGGACTCCACGGAAAAGCATTTATTCCGCTTCTTATCGGATTTGGATGTAATGTGCCCGGAGTAATGGCAACAAGGACTCTTGAAAATAGAAATGACAGACTAACAACCATTTTAATAAGCCCATTGATGTCGTGTTCGGCAAAACTTCCAATTTATATATTATTTGCCAATGTATTTTTTAAAAGTTATCAGACATTGATAGTTTTTTCTTTATATGTTTTGGGGATAATTCTGGCAATTTTTATGGCATTTATTTTAAAACGCTTTGTTCTTAAAAGTGAAAAATCCTTCTTTATAATGGAGCTTCCGCCTTACAGAATCCCTACATTGAAAAGTACTTTCCTGCATATGTGGAGAAAAAGCAGCTCTTTTATTAAAAAAGCCGGAACGATAATAATAACGGCGGTAATTATTATTTGGGCTTTATCAAACTTGCCTATAGGAGTCGAGTATGGAAGCAAGGATAGCTTGCTTGGTCAGATAGGTTCGTTTGTTGCACCTGTATTAAGACCGGCAGGGTTCGGTACCTGGGAAGCTTCAGCAGCTCTAATCTTTGGCATTGTTGCGAAAGAAGCAGTTATTGGTTCTCTTGGGGTTATCTATGGTGTAGATAAAGCAGGTCTTGGCAATGCAATTTCACGGCACTGGACACCGCTTTCTGCTTACTCATTTATGATTATGACATTACTGTATATCCCCTGCATTGCAGTAATAGGAGTAATAAGAAGGGAGACGAATTCATGGGGATGGACTTTTTTTTCTATAGCTTATAGTCTTGTACTGGGATGGGGAATTTCCGTCTTGTTTTATCAGATAGCACATTTATTTGCTGACTGAAACGGGAAATAAACAATTCCTTCTATGAAAACTTGTTAGCTTCTTTATTGTCAATATTAATAAAATTTTTTATAGCATCTTTTTCGAGGGAAAAATGTATAAAGAATCAAATTTTAAAACATTAATTATTTTAATA
This region includes:
- the feoB gene encoding ferrous iron transport protein B; its protein translation is MLTVALVGNPNSGKTVIFNNLTGSRQHVGNWPGVTVEKKEGILSYNKKQIKVIDLPGIYGLDAQSEDEIISRDYLLFNKPDVVINIIDSGNLERNLYLTTQLLEMGLNVIIALNMIDECKTKKIDINIGKVSKKLKVPVVATIATKRTGMRELLQKVEEHIDNSSVHTLKIKYCPEINNSLDCLETMIKDYMQDTYSFPARWVAVKLMEGDFKTVNQIIKTPPAIVINKRNEMIEEIENSYGEDVFFLMADSRYDFIKKLIKASVTYKDKLKNNVSFSDKLDKIVTHKILGIPIFLLVMFGIFALTFRIGDPLAELLKTFLEWFSEAATTFLMNIGTHPLIVSLITDGIIGGLGSVLVFLPNILLLFLAISLLEDSGYMARAAYVIDRFMHILGLHGKAFIPLLIGFGCNVPGVMATRTLENRNDRLTTILISPLMSCSAKLPIYILFANVFFKSYQTLIVFSLYVLGIILAIFMAFILKRFVLKSEKSFFIMELPPYRIPTLKSTFLHMWRKSSSFIKKAGTIIITAVIIIWALSNLPIGVEYGSKDSLLGQIGSFVAPVLRPAGFGTWEASAALIFGIVAKEAVIGSLGVIYGVDKAGLGNAISRHWTPLSAYSFMIMTLLYIPCIAVIGVIRRETNSWGWTFFSIAYSLVLGWGISVLFYQIAHLFAD